The genomic interval aaaataaaggaacaagGACCTATCTTCTGATACCAAACACCATGCCAGAAAATTAAGATTGTAGTCTTGTTTTTGCTACTTAATAGTCATGTAGCCTAAAGAAAATCAATTATTCACTGAATTTCTATTTCCCCACTGGAAAACGGGTATACTATTTTCTGCCTTACAACCAccacacaaatatattttgattcaGCCAGTATTACTTGAGCACCTATTACTGCCTGCTAAGCAGAGTACtacttattttcttgtttaatgcCAAAACAATCCCCAAAAACATTAAACATAGAAATATTTTCACCTATTTTCTACCAATTCAACTTACCATACTTCGCATTATACTGAGGCTTCCCCATATTACAATTCCAGAAGCACCCAGAGCAACAGTTTCGCCAAGCGTATACACAAGTTCATCCTGGAAAATGTGACAGAAAGAGTTAGCAGATAAAAACGAAATGAAAGTGCTATACATAGGACAGTAACACCGAAGCTAAGCATGCTGacccaataataataattttaatatttcccCACTATTTCTATCTCTTGCCCAGCAATTGCCTTACTATAAAACAAATAAGATACTACTATTGTTTCAATCACTTCTATTGAAAAGACAGCAgccctaagaaagaaaaagaaaaaaaggaactgagTTCATACACTGTCTATACTACCTAATTCTCCCTGCTTACTAAGAGATAAAGACATTACATTAAAGATTAAGCATATTCTTATTTTGCATTCATAAACTAGATTTCACTCCCTTCGAAAATGATATTAAAtttcaataaacatattttgTGAATTTCATTTCATAGCCCTCATACCTTGATTTACTTACTCGAGAAAGGAATTTCAAAACTTGATCAGTAAAAACTAGGCGGGCATATACAAAAACCGGAAGTGGATTTTTTGCATCAGGTATTTTGGAAACCCTGATGGCTTCCTGAACTCGATTGCGCACATAGAGTGTAGCAGCTACAGGAGACTGCTGAGTGTTCAGATAAATGGACGGGTAAAGGGCAGTGCTTTCATTCCATAACCAGCTGAgatcatcatttctttttatttctacatcGAAGCAACTTCCATTGTAACCGGGTTTCTTATAGTGATGGTTGTAACAATCCGGAAAAAGATAATAACCCCACAAGTGATTTGGCCGAAGTGATTTTCCCAATTTTATAGTCTCTAGCATGAAATCCTTCCCTGCCTTTTCAAATTCTTGTTTAGCTTTGTCAGTGGCCTCTGGGAGACTAAGTTGTACATTTTGTTGCTGAACCAATTCAATAGACCTATTCTTGTAAACATCTTTAGGTTTCCAGTTTCTTGCCCAAGTGGGTCTCCATTCTTCCCAGTCAATAACAGCCATTCCCAAATTGTCTACTGGcatataaaaaataatgtcttGCTTAGCTTTGTCCAGATGGTCTTGCAAGGAAACCTTCTGGGGGATTCCTCCATGCACAGTTACTCCTGTGGTTATGTCTATATATGGATAGTAGCCAAGTCTATCAACATAAAATATTGTAACACCTTGCCTGGTGACGTTTATTCGGGGGCTTCCTATTAAAGAGAAGAGGCTCATATCTAGTGGCTCATCAAATTTTCCAAGGCAAAATTCACTTGGGGCATTCCAGGCCCAGAGGAAAGGCACATTTGGAATAATAGGGGGTGCTCTGAAATTCAGAGTCAAGCAACACGGAATCAGAAGGAAGGTGAAAACTATCTGGGATACTCCACTTGATTTAACAAAGCTTCTGAAAAAGATGTGCTTGAATTTTATCACTCCCATTGTAAAGAGTAATGactatgaaaacatttatttcttcctaCACACTTTGGTTTACCCAATATTTGATGCAAAGTATGAGCACAGATGAAAGGGAATGGAATGAATTCACTTTGATGGATAAAGAGGTATAATGATTaagttacatttaaatattattattcttgttGCATGTTTCAGGATTGTTTTGCAAGTTGCGTCACCtataactgaaaaaagaaatacagaatacATTGTTATGATGCATTTCATAATAAAGAATGTAAGCTTCACCAAGTTCTCAACTTTAAGTGCAGGGGGTTTAATTTCATCTTAGAAGATAGACGACCCACTCCTGTGTTTGAATCTATGAAATTATTTCCTCTCATGTATGATACAAACTCTATACTAgttaacatttttctcatcttcccaaaTCAATACTGGGCCTACAGAAAGGAGACTGTAGctattttccttttgcctttctgGCTGTACAGAATGCTGTACCAAGCAATGCCTTAGCAAAAGCCcattgaaggaaaataaattccaagtTGATCCTCTCATTCTGTTTACTGCTTCCTGAAAGACCACTTTCTAGCTGTCTTCCATATACTGAAAACAACCTTTCATAGAATTCTGaaatttcatctttctctttctttcttctttttttctcttttttcacatttttttttttttttttttttttttttttttttttttttaatcaaagggGAGCAAACTCACTTCTGCCAGAAGTAGTAAATCAACAGTTTGGCTGAATGTATTGAATTGACCAAAAACTTCTACCAAACAAGTTGAAAGGCTCCTTGGTACACTCCTCAATCACATCTTACAATAATGTACTCTCACCTCTAAAGTTAACAAAACATTTTACTACTTTCCATTTTCTACTAAAAGGATTGGTTCTAGCCTAACTTAAGAAAAGCAATATATAGATTTTGGTCTTTTTGTAGTGTTTGATAAGCAAGATTGTCTTGTCATTCTGATTGTGACAAAGCAAGGTGTTATAGCACATACTTTGGCTGTATTAAACCACAAAAGTGGTACAATAAAATGGTCTGGGCTCAAGAAATTAAACTATGTATATACTCAGGATTTAGGATTTGCAAAAATTACCTGCAAgaagatatatttaaatgttcTGTGATTCTAGGAGGGAACtggaaactttctttttaattagatTAGTAGTATACTGCTTTATGAAAGTATAACAAGAATTATACTATTCTTCCCAGGAACATGTATCCTTACCATAGCAAATTATCCAGTGATTTTTCATTGCTGAAAAATATATGACTCTAAAGAGATCACCATAtcagaataaaataacattataaagACTATTATAGTCTCATGTTTTGAAGATAATGAATTTTTCCCCTCATGTTTACAACATACAAAGTACCTAAAGATTTTTGTAGCTTAAATACTTATAAATTTCTTTATTCAGGACCTAGATAATCTTCACCTAAAATAATATTAGGGAGAAAAGCGAATTGCTTTTAAATACCAACTGTCAATACTAATGCCTGAATGGCAGGGAcagggaaaaggaaatggaatAAAGGTTTAACTTTCCCTGTATCTCAGGGAAGGAGTAAGCTAACCCTactgaaattaacatttaaatctatTTACACGTGTtcattttatgtaagaaaaagaTGGGGgaccgggcgcaatggctcatgcctgtaatcccagcactttgggaggccaaggtgggcggatcacctgaagtcaagagtttgagagcaacctgaccaacatggtgaaacctcatctccactaaaaatacaaaaattagccaagcgtggtggtagactcctgtaatcccagctagtcaggaggctgaggcagaagaactgcttgaacccaggaggtggaggttgcagtgagccaacatagcacaactgcacttcagccttggtgacagaatgagactctgtctcaaaaaaaaaaggaaaaaaataaatgaaaaacatgggGCAGAGTGAGCCTATTGAGAACGTCTCTACCCATAGAAGTCTTCAAAAAAGAATGGACACTTCTATGCTTAAAATTTTAATCAGTGAAATATCTTTTCCTCAGCATAAATCTAAGGCAAAGCCTTGGAACAGAGAACTGGCACAAAATTGAGGATAGACCTAGAAGTTAGCATCAAGAATAACATCTTTTTGTTTAAAGTATCTAATAGAGAACTTTACCTGTTTACAGAGAAAATATGACATTGGCCtagacaaagaatttatgactaagaccccaaaagcaaatgcaacaaaaacaaaaatggaacaaACTGGactttattaaactaaaaagcatcttcacagcaaaagggataatcaacagagtaaacagacaacctacagaatgggacaaaatgtttgcaaattatgtcactgacaaaggattaatacccagaatctacgaggaactcaaacaaaattgaagaagaaaacaaacaacccaattaaaaagtgggcaaaggacattaacagacatttttcaaaagaagacatgcaagaggccaataaatgtatgaaaaaatgctcaacatcactaaccaccagagaaatgcaagtcaaaactgcaatgagatatcatcttacaccagtcagaatggctattatgaaaaagtcacaaaaaaatGTTGTCATGGATGCAGAAAAAAGGACACACTTATACACTTCTGGtgcaaatgtaaattagtacaacctctatggaaaacagcgtggagatttctcaaaggactaaaaatagaactaccaatCATCCTAACAGTGCTACTACTAgctatctactcaaaggaaaagaaatcgctatatcaaaaagacaactTCATTCAAATCTTCATTGtaacactattcacaagagcaaagtcatggaatcaacctaagtgttcctCATTGGtggattggaaaaagaaaatgaggtatatatacactatggaatactattcagccataaaaaaaaataaaatcatgttctttgaagcaacatggatagaactggaagtcattatcctaaatgaaataactcagacacagaactgcatgttcttacttttaagtgagagctaaacaatgagtactcatggacataaagatggaaacaatagacattgGGGACTCTGAAAGGGAGCAGGTTGGGAGGGGGATGAggattgaaaaattacctgttggtTACATTGGTCACAatctgggtgatgggtacactagaagcccaaccctaccattatgcaatatattcatGTTACACACTTGAACATGTAACccttaatctaaaataaaattaaatttaaatatgttttaatgaaaaagataccattaaaaaaataaaaatacatagataCCCTAATAGAGAACCTCATCTTCCTGGAAAATCTTAACTAATTTAACTCCAGGTAATAATGCCTGACCTTATCTCTCCACCAGTATTCCTAAGCTCTATATTCAATTTATACCTATCaaaattgcatttttaagtgTCTTTCTTGCTCATTGTGTAGATAATTGCTTCTTAAAGCACTTCTGTTAAGTCTTTGCTATCCCCCAAATCCAAACAATAGCACTTACCCAGAAGTCTGCTTTCAAAGTCCAGCCACCCAATGTCTCTTCAGTAGTATCAAGGCAAGAAGTTGGCTGGTCTCAATGTCTTCCTAGAGCATTGGTTAGTCATTAGCAtccctttgaaaaaaaataaaaaagatcattttCTCTCAAAATAGATTTAGAAACTTTAAATTCTGAATATATCTAAAATTCTACTTAAACTCTTATTCCTGTTGTAAAGGCATTTTATCACTGGAACACATGCTAGCTAAATCCTTTGAACTAGGAATCCCTTGTCTAAGGATAAGTTCAAAatgattttgtaataaaaattatgtagctACGTGTAGTTATTCACACATCTAGTATTCACCACTATGTATTATAGCAtctatgaaatgagaaaaaaaaaatcaagttcaaTACCCAATGATAAGAAATGATTTAATATGGTATTTCAACCTGAAAGAATGTATGCAGATATCAGAACTAGTTACAAAGATAATGATGCAACATGTAAATATGTTTGCCTAAAATGCGAAGTGAAAGAAAGTACAAAACTACACACTGTTGAAGTATGCAAAAACATGTATGTGCATGcttaaggaattaaaaatattcaaaaatgtgaaagaatatttgtattttctgagtgtccattattttctttcatccaaCTATCATActgtttctcaaataaaaagtggaaacgaataaaattttaatgttagAAAATAGTTTGCCAGAACAAATTTGAATCTCAGCTTCCCTTCAGTGAGGAAAGACAAGTAACCATAAACCTCTCCACACATTATCTACCAGGATGCTTGTACAGGTGATTCTGGTTCTTGTAAGAGGAAGAGGAGTTGATGATTGCGAAATTTTTTTTCGAATAAATTTtactgtgtatatttaaggtatacaacatgatgttacgGGAAGATTAGGATTTTTGAGGTAAGGAGAGGAGAGTatcagacaggaaaaaaaaaaaaaaaaagagccaaatttCTTGGCTTAgtcctctgcttttcttttccacaACAAACGCTTTATTTCCATGACAAATGCTTTCTCTCTAGAGAATCATAACGGATATAGAAGTCAGTGAAGACACTGCCTTCAGAATCTACCTTTTGGAGTTCCCATTTCCTGTGAGTTTACGTATACATTATCTCAATGGAATTAAGAACTGAATTTAGACACAATCCTCTTATCATTAAAATTGTTATAGattttgaatataaattatgatcataaatatttttaaaaattcagaaatatggACAAATATTGAAAAAGGCAAGACTATAACTTTGGCGAAAGCAAACCATAACATTACCAAAGGGGGAGGAGCAAAGAGAGTCCCAACTCTAAGTCATTCACAAGGCACCTCCTCAGTTTCCATTTCTCTACAGACCTCACTCAAAACTACCAAAATTTGTTACAATACTGAAAATGGCCTCCAGCCTCAGGAAGCCTGAAGATACTGAGATAACTTTAGTGTTCTAAATTACTTCTGTACAAACTGTGGGAATCATTCTttaacatgaaaaatgaaaagcaaatttcCACATGAGTGGTAGGTCCCAAGCTGATTGCCCTCGTATCCTCATCACATTTGGTAGGATGCGTGGCATTTCCAAGGTACATAGTTCATAAGTCCAACCCAAAGGCTGACTAATACCTCCAGTTACAAGTAACAGTGACTCCAAGCTAAGagttttaaagaaacttttaagAGACCAGCATAATATCCCCGAAAGCGTATTTTTTCtcctaaagtaaaaatatttacaagtatTTTCATGAATGAAAGGAGCTTTCGTGTAAGATTATTTTCTAGGAAACTTCTTAAactattgtattttataaataaattgacCAGAAATAGATTATCATAAACTTGATTCAACAAGAGAAGTTAATCCCATTGTAGGTGGCATTTCatcaactctttttttcttcctctttattatTGTTGTCATAATTATTCCTCTCCTTTGGTTCTTTCAGCCTCATCTGAACTTTCTCAGTGTCACCCAGATATGTTTTGAACAAGCCAGAGATTCTTGAGGTTAAAGAAACTGCTTAAAATGTGGCACATTATGgaactttgtatcttttttttacaAAACCATACCTGCTTTTTGCTACAAAGCTGTGTAGTAGAAAGAACAAAAGGCAActtacttttaaagtaaaaactgaaaagttTTCCTTTAAGATGTGATTAGGTCAGAAGTCACTCCAATCTATTAGCTCTGCAGTATTTAACCTGTTGGGTGAGAAAAAACAGCCCTTTGCTCAGTCAATTAAAGGAAGATTTAATCTTTTGAAATGTTACTGTGTAATGTGGTAGGGAAACCTGTctctctgagtgtgtgtgtgcatgtgtgtgtgtgtgtggtgttttaaTCTCAGCAAATTCAATCTTTGAGACACAATCTCGGTCTattgccaagactggagtgcagtggcacaatcttaactcactacaacctccaactcccaagctcaagtgatcctcccacttcagcctcccaagtagttgggactataggtgcgcaccaccaaacatggctaatttttaaaattttttatagagatagagttttgtcatgacgtccaggctggtctggaactcctgggctcaagtgatctcaccacgtcagcctcccaaagtgctgggattacaggcttgagccatgcaCCTGGACTTACTGCTCAGCTTTggttaaattaataatatatttctataGTGTAATACAAATGAAGCATACACTTCATGGAACTGTTTTCAAGAAAATACAgcatttattataaaagaaaaagtaatttctccttcaaaaattaataaaataaattaaaattaacattttcaaaatgataaagcAGGTTTGACATTTTTTATGATAGAAAAATACTACTTTTATGagttttgaaaggaaaataaatctcggAACcacaaaatcactaagccaagggAAATGTCAACATAGGCACTATGTCAGGCAAAACTCctttccattttattcctaaataagctagctacaaagtttaaaaagctaCACACCCacctcacaatttgcccacaagaAAATGCCTCCTGGACAAAGGACACACAGAATTCAGAGTCATCCCACTGAGGCTCACCTGAGacatgcatatctgattgcttcctctaccttattgtttatataaaaatgcagattcactgaaccagactaaattttgtatttagtggaaggctgatcaaggactcaaaagaatgcaacattttgtctcttatctacttaCAATCTGGAAACCCCCCACCTCAAATTGTCCTGCCCTGCTGGACCAAACccatgtacatcttacacatattgactgatgtctcatgtctctctctaaaatgcataaaagcaagctgtaccgtAACCAACTTGGGGACATTTTTCAGGACCTCCTGAAGCTGTGTCacaggcatgtccttaacctttgCAAAATAGTCTTTCTAAATGCATTATGACATATCTCAGATACCTTTTGGTTTACAATTTGGTGATCAGTGGAAGGGACTCTACATGGAGGTGgcccctgacctttgacaaatctccaGCTGGCTTGTTACCAACTTGAACTTTTATGGCTCCAACCAACAGGACAATTTGCTGAGCCCTAGAAGCTTCCCTCCCTCCAGAGAATCCCCAATCACCCAAAATTTGGTTGAGATCTAAactttattttgctgtacaactctttttctgaattttacttTCTTCCAACAAGGAAGGCAAGTTTTTCTGCTTTCATGACAATGGAAAGTAGGTAACTCATCTCTGGAGTTTGAGCTCGCTTTCCAACAGGGAAGGCCAGTTTGaattttttcctgcttctaggatgGTATAGAGCTGTCTTCAGCCTGAGACCCACTCCTAGGTAAGTAGCTGAATTGGGATTTTGTCTTGGATAAAGTTATGATTAACAGTCAGCTGGTCTTAATTCTCCTTACCATTAGAGTGTTCAGTAATGacactgtgggtttttttttgttgtttgttctgGTCTTTCTCTCTGGTCTCAGAGTTGACCAACTCTACCTGACTTGGTCAAACCTGAATGAGAATTCCAAATTATGGGGAAAAAGACCTGTCTGAATTGGCTAAAATTCCTCATAACTGCaaaagagagggggaaaaaaagtgctTGGTTTCtatgtttgtttcctttcttaaaaaaacaaccGTTCTTTCGTTTACTTTTCTTCACCCtattccttcctctcctttcacCATCTTCAATATCACGAAAAATCTAAAGAGGCTTCTAATGACTCAAACCCCCGAAGGAACTCAGAACATGGGCACCACTTGCCCCTTTTTGGggtgttctgttttctttgtagagtTTCAAAAGTCATGGGCAGATTCTTCCTAGGTCTAAAGGCCTACTTTCCTGTATTTGCATTATCTGACCTCTTTGGCTTTGGAGGGTACCAAAGATTACCTTGTACTGTGAAAGGATTTGACCTTGGCATGTGTAATGGTGGACAAAAGCTAACAAAGTTAAAGCTGGCTGAGGACAGTTACAGGAAGTGGTCTTCaccgattttttttttcctcctaggaagTTGTTGTTTAGGATCCTAATTCTGATTCAGAGATGCATTCTGAAGAATCTTTTTCATTACCTTTACTCACAAAATTAGTCTAAATTGGCTTGACTGTGCTTTTCCGTGAGAACCTGAACTGTCATTGTCACTGATAAATGAGAGACTGACTTTTCTCAGCTCTGAAGAGAAAGGGCATTTTGCTCTCTCAAGTTCCCAGCCAAAAAGCACCCCTGGGTACCAGGGGCCAAGTTGGAGTGTCTAGGGGTTAACCCCCTGTGACATGTAGTGGCCTTATAGGGAACCACCaacaaaattagtttaaaaaggCTCATCCAGTAAGTGCACATGGAAGCTGACCACTTCACACTTTGAGCTCTCGCAGAGATGCTAGACCTCTGGAGAGAGAAACTGCAATAATAAGAGGGCAGAAATGACTCAGTAGTGGTACAATGTGGAGTCCCGCCCACAATTAATGGATATTAAGTTTCCATTAATATCTCATGGCTAGATTTCGGAAGTAAAAGCTGTAGGATCtttgtgtgtatgagtgtgtatgtgtgtttgtgtgtatgtacacatattttGTTACGTTTTTGGCCACAAGTTACCAAATTGGGTTTAAAGTTAAGGAGTActtataaatgaaacaataattccaaatgcttttcaagttcaCATGACTTAAGTAAAACCTTTCATaagctagttttaaaattattagtaagtagtattagaaatgtcttaaaaaTTGTCAGCgtatatttttgtttgcatttattggTCAAGAGATTTCATACTTATCCCTTATCCCTTTCAGAAGGTGTCAACATTGGCATAAGGGTAATTAAACGATAAACTCAGCCCAAAATGGAATGATCTTtgcttgtataattttttataaataagatGCTAATATTGGTTTAATGAAAACAGCTAAATCTTGAATTAGTTAGTAAAATAACCGCATATTTACTCTTAAGGTTCTTACTTAGGTAAACTCCTGAAATTCACATGCTGTAAAATGGGATGACAGGGAAATAACCTTAAATGATTACTATCACAGTTTTCATGAATAATCCAggtaaactattaaaataaaataattgggtAGATGTAATGGGATAAATACTTGTAGACAAATATCATAATTTAGAAcctaaagttatattaaattaaataatagatattttattaaatgggtattttccaattaaaaagtATGTAGAGTAggaaacattctttctaaaaaaaaaaaaaaaaaaagatgtgttctTGTTAAAAGATGAATactttttgtctaattcaaagcttttttaaaggttatgtataaaacaaggtaaaactAACCTGAAAATAagagagatgtaaagaaagttaaagaaataaagtagtattttggtaagaaagcttaaagaaaaataattttatatgcaaaACAATCTTGTATGCTAAATTTTTGTCCCAGAAAAAAATGACTGGTTGTTAAAGAAAGAGAGATGTTCAGGACAACCATGTTCAAACATGTCATGAATGGTCTGTGTAAGTCATAATAAGAGggtttatgaaaagaaaaaaacttttatatgatcaagttgtctatatttaatatttttaaaaccccacTTATATGCTAAATAATTAGTTAGAATAATGAGATTTTCTTAAGGTACTGCTTTACTCAATAAAATTACAagactttataattttttgtatgcAAAGTTCAACTTTTACTGCATCTCAGTGTTTTCAGGTCTCTCTCCCCTTTTAAATGGACTGAAATAATAATTCTTTCCTTCAATTCATTTTCAGCTACTGTAAGTTTTTTCTTTGGGTCATAATTGTTTTGGCCTGATGCTAATAATGTTTTATCTTGAAGgtctaaaggaaatgttttcttccaacataATATTCTGTGCTCTTGGCTTTAAACTGCTCAGGAAGCACCTCCTATGTCTAATTAATTCAAGTACTGTTCTCATTAGGTCTGACGTGAAGATTGTCTAAATGAACAGCAGTCACATTGCagaaggtcttttcttttttgttgttgttgttgtttttttgtggggggactgaatctcgctctgtcgcctaggctggagtgcagtggccggatctcagctcactgcaagctccgcctcccgggttcacgccattct from Rhinopithecus roxellana isolate Shanxi Qingling chromosome 6, ASM756505v1, whole genome shotgun sequence carries:
- the SPAM1 gene encoding hyaluronidase PH-20 — its product is MGVIKFKHIFFRSFVKSSGVSQIVFTFLLIPCCLTLNFRAPPIIPNVPFLWAWNAPSEFCLGKFDEPLDMSLFSLIGSPRINVTRQGVTIFYVDRLGYYPYIDITTGVTVHGGIPQKVSLQDHLDKAKQDIIFYMPVDNLGMAVIDWEEWRPTWARNWKPKDVYKNRSIELVQQQNVQLSLPEATDKAKQEFEKAGKDFMLETIKLGKSLRPNHLWGYYLFPDCYNHHYKKPGYNGSCFDVEIKRNDDLSWLWNESTALYPSIYLNTQQSPVAATLYVRNRVQEAIRVSKIPDAKNPLPVFVYARLVFTDQVLKFLSRDELVYTLGETVALGASGIVIWGSLSIMRSMKSCLLLDNYMETILNPYIINVTLAAKMCSQVLCQEQGVCIRKDWNSSDYLHLNPDNFAIQMEKGGKFTVRGKPTPEDLEEFSEKFYCSCYTTLSCKEKADVKDTDAVDVCIADGVCIDASLKPPVETEGSPPIFYNTSPSTLSTTMFIVSILFLIISSVVSL